One stretch of Arachis duranensis cultivar V14167 chromosome 1, aradu.V14167.gnm2.J7QH, whole genome shotgun sequence DNA includes these proteins:
- the LOC107478830 gene encoding CST complex subunit TEN1 — MAQFEIKSGALVTLQELNHSSPFFKQGASLRVTGKLQEYTLETAIATIVDGSDFLKVNTEHLRDLTFKVGSIYQFIGELQIRSENNEGVLQARVGRNVDGIDLNLYHQSLLLLRQFQANHLNNPAS; from the exons ATGGCTCAGTTTGAAATAAAATCTGGTGCATTGGTTACTTTGCAAGAGCTAAACCATTCGTCGCCATTTTTCAAGCAAGGAGCGTCGCTCAGAGTAACCGGAAA GTTGCAGGAATACACATTAGAGACAGCCATAGCAACAATCGTTGATGGTAGTGATTTCTTGAAAGTTAATACCGAACATCTGAGGGATCTTACCTTCAAAGTTGGTTCTATCTACCAATTCATTGGTGAGCTTCAAATCCGATCCGAGAATAATGAG GGGGTTTTGCAGGCTCGTGTCGGTAGAAACGTTGATGGAATCGATCTCAATCTTTATCATCAGTCACTGCTGCTTCTAAGACAGTTTCAGGCCAACCATCTCAACAATCCAGCAAGTTAA
- the LOC107478038 gene encoding protein IQ-DOMAIN 20 yields the protein MKVGINFTIIRRKFLRLSNKDNIITTLPYTRRNQLEEDDNEATIGSNNEEETTTIAKEDLAAIKIQAYFRGHLARRAYGALRSIVKVQALVRGVFVRKQSHIAMQCMHAILRLQLRVRARQLHLHGTFHNY from the exons atgAAGGTtggtatcaacttcac AATTATTCGGAGGAAGTTCCTTAGATTATCCAACAAAGACAACATCATCACTACTCTACCTTACACAAGAAGAAACCAACTCGAAGAAGATGATAATGAAGCCACCATAGGAAGCAATAATGAAGAAGAAACCACCACCATAGCTAAGGAAGATCTTGCGGCAATCAAGATCCAAGCTTATTTTAGGGGTCATCTT GCTAGAAGAGCATATGGAGCTCTTAGAAGCATTGTGAAGGTGCAAGCATTGGTGCGTGGTGTTTTTGTGAGGAAACAATCACATATTGCTATGCAATGTATGCATGCAATTCTTCGTTTACAACTTAGGGTTCGAGCAAGGCAGCTCCACCTCCATGGAACCtttcataattattaa
- the LOC107478031 gene encoding thiosulfate sulfurtransferase 16, chloroplastic-like isoform X1: MAFFKPDIAIWMSGPLKSSVQVTLQVPLTSLTFTKLEKGCKSGRRSKMAATDLLDAGFSGVKDVAGGYDDWTQNGLPTQI; this comes from the exons ATGGCCTTCTTCAAGCCGGATATCGCTATTTGGATGTCAg gACCATTGAAGAGTTCAGTGCAGGTCACACTCCAGGTGCCATTAACATCCCTTACCTTCACAAAATTGGAGAAG GGGTGTAAGAGCGGTAGGAGGTCTAAGATGGCTGCTACAGACTTATTAGATGCT GGATTTAGTGGAGTTAAAGATGTGGCTGGTGGTTATGATGATTGGACCCAAAATGGACTTCCAACACAAATATAA
- the LOC107478031 gene encoding thiosulfate sulfurtransferase 16, chloroplastic-like isoform X2, with protein MTKNADFIEQVSSQFSKHDKIVVGCKSGRRSKMAATDLLDAGFSGVKDVAGGYDDWTQNGLPTQI; from the exons ATGACAAAAAACGCTGATTTCATTGAACAAGTCTCATCCCAATTCAGCAAACATGACAAAATCGTTGTT GGGTGTAAGAGCGGTAGGAGGTCTAAGATGGCTGCTACAGACTTATTAGATGCT GGATTTAGTGGAGTTAAAGATGTGGCTGGTGGTTATGATGATTGGACCCAAAATGGACTTCCAACACAAATATAA